The proteins below are encoded in one region of Amorphus orientalis:
- a CDS encoding MucR family transcriptional regulator, which produces MSEITQDADFIDLTADIVSAYVSNNTVAAQDLPGLIHEVYGALRKTSDEALEPEPEPLKPAVPIKKSVTPDYIICLEDGKKFKSLKRHLRTHYNLSPEEYREKWGLPVDYPMVAPNYAAARSELAKRMGLGQQRSAAKPTKGRKS; this is translated from the coding sequence ATGAGCGAAATCACGCAGGATGCGGATTTTATCGACCTTACGGCCGATATCGTTTCCGCTTACGTCAGCAACAATACCGTCGCAGCCCAGGATCTTCCGGGTCTGATCCACGAAGTCTACGGCGCGCTGCGCAAGACCAGCGACGAAGCGTTGGAGCCGGAGCCGGAGCCGCTGAAGCCGGCCGTTCCGATCAAGAAGTCCGTGACGCCGGACTACATCATCTGTCTGGAAGACGGGAAGAAGTTCAAGTCGCTCAAGCGGCACCTTCGGACCCACTACAATCTTTCGCCGGAAGAGTACCGCGAGAAGTGGGGCCTGCCGGTTGACTATCCGATGGTCGCGCCGAACTATGCCGCTGCCCGGTCCGAGCTTGCCAAGCGCATGGGTCTCGGCCAGCAGCGCAGTGCCGCGAAGCCGACCAAGGGTCGCAAGTCCTGA
- a CDS encoding helix-turn-helix domain-containing protein has product MWGPSDPVVWQGERAGQTIGEPEREAARRVIEATVAAAFGLPLQELSAPTRRRANVAFARQVGMYVAHVALGLSLTETGQVFGRDRTTASHACRVVEDRRDDGDVDRMLDAIEAVVLAWKASLEGSRRTVEVHHPGRTS; this is encoded by the coding sequence ATGTGGGGACCGTCGGATCCGGTTGTCTGGCAAGGGGAGCGAGCGGGGCAGACTATCGGCGAACCGGAGCGCGAAGCGGCGCGACGGGTGATCGAGGCGACCGTTGCGGCCGCCTTCGGCTTGCCGCTGCAGGAGCTCTCGGCGCCGACCCGGCGCCGGGCCAATGTCGCGTTCGCGCGGCAGGTGGGAATGTATGTCGCCCATGTCGCCCTCGGCCTCTCCCTGACCGAAACGGGCCAGGTGTTCGGCCGCGACCGGACCACGGCGTCCCACGCCTGCCGGGTGGTCGAGGATCGCCGCGACGACGGCGATGTCGACCGGATGCTGGACGCGATCGAGGCGGTGGTCCTGGCCTGGAAAGCGTCGCTGGAGGGAAGCCGCAGGACGGTGGAGGTTCACCACCCGGGACGGACGTCATGA
- a CDS encoding DUF6456 domain-containing protein codes for MNDAESPLAWLARRRDKAGNPLVSEAQFAAGERLRRDFTRGQLMPKMGIDWSLGTPAGGRGGRAGGIQELTDSALGARQRVNEALSAVGPDLSGLLVDVCCFLKGLEDVERERGWPARSGKVVLLIALSRLAGHYGYREAATGPDRSRGISHWGADDYRPVIGD; via the coding sequence ATGAACGATGCCGAAAGCCCGCTTGCCTGGCTGGCGAGACGGCGGGACAAGGCGGGAAATCCGCTGGTCAGCGAGGCTCAGTTCGCGGCGGGCGAACGGCTGCGGCGGGATTTCACCCGGGGGCAGCTCATGCCGAAGATGGGGATCGACTGGTCGCTCGGGACTCCGGCCGGCGGACGGGGTGGACGGGCAGGCGGCATCCAGGAGCTGACCGATTCGGCGCTGGGCGCGCGACAGCGCGTGAACGAGGCGCTCTCCGCGGTCGGGCCCGACCTTTCCGGGCTGCTCGTCGACGTATGCTGCTTCCTGAAGGGGCTGGAAGACGTCGAGCGGGAGCGGGGGTGGCCGGCGCGCTCGGGAAAGGTGGTGCTGTTGATCGCCCTGTCCCGGCTGGCCGGTCACTACGGCTACCGCGAAGCGGCCACCGGCCCCGATCGGTCGCGGGGCATCTCCCACTGGGGGGCGGACGACTACCGGCCGGTGATCGGCGACTGA
- a CDS encoding SufE family protein: MTEATPDIAEIIEAFELIDDWEERYRYVIELGKNLPEFPEAARTDANKVRGCVSQVWLETTFADEADGPHLYLKGDSDALIVRGLVAILLALYSGGSARTILETDAEATLATLGLREHLTPQRSNGLSAMVQRIRRDADAALAAA, encoded by the coding sequence ATGACCGAAGCGACCCCGGACATTGCAGAGATCATCGAGGCCTTCGAGCTGATCGACGACTGGGAAGAGCGCTACCGCTACGTGATCGAGCTCGGCAAGAACCTGCCGGAGTTTCCCGAAGCCGCCCGGACCGACGCCAACAAGGTTCGCGGATGCGTCTCCCAGGTCTGGCTCGAGACGACCTTCGCCGACGAAGCCGACGGTCCGCACCTCTATCTGAAGGGCGACAGCGACGCGCTCATCGTGCGCGGGCTCGTCGCCATCCTGCTTGCGCTTTATTCCGGCGGCAGCGCGCGCACCATTCTGGAGACCGATGCCGAGGCGACCCTCGCCACGCTCGGCCTGCGCGAGCATCTGACGCCGCAGCGCTCCAACGGCCTGTCGGCCATGGTCCAGCGCATCCGCCGCGACGCGGACGCCGCCCTCGCCGCGGCCTGA
- a CDS encoding DUF5330 domain-containing protein: MIGFLIRAAFWFTIVLIVLPFAHSKPEETDVATTAPAPESDVSSRQAVTALQGAVSDVSGFCERRPDACDAGKSVLTAVGARLRDGAETLVFILDEALTDDEPAPSGTGKAPSETAGAPAPAQTGTLTPADRSPEWQGTDGKLPPV; the protein is encoded by the coding sequence ATGATCGGTTTCCTCATCCGCGCGGCCTTCTGGTTCACCATTGTGCTGATCGTCCTTCCGTTCGCACACTCCAAGCCGGAAGAGACCGACGTCGCGACGACAGCGCCTGCACCGGAAAGCGACGTCTCCTCCCGCCAGGCGGTGACCGCCCTTCAGGGCGCCGTCAGCGACGTGTCGGGCTTCTGCGAGCGCCGGCCGGACGCCTGCGACGCCGGCAAGTCGGTCCTCACCGCCGTCGGCGCCCGGCTGCGCGATGGCGCCGAAACTCTGGTCTTCATCCTCGACGAGGCCCTGACCGACGACGAGCCGGCCCCCTCCGGAACCGGCAAGGCCCCCTCGGAGACCGCGGGCGCACCCGCCCCGGCCCAGACCGGCACGCTCACGCCCGCCGACCGGTCGCCGGAATGGCAGGGAACCGACGGCAAGCTACCGCCGGTCTGA